One genomic window of Sulfurovum lithotrophicum includes the following:
- the hisF gene encoding imidazole glycerol phosphate synthase subunit HisF, with translation MDYFAKRIIPCLDVNKGRVVKGVNFVGLRDAGDPVEVAKRYNEEGADEITFLDIGASHERRDTIVDVVKKVAQEVFIPLTVGGGIRELPDIYNLLNVGCDKVSINSAAIKRPEFIEEGAKRFGSQCIVVAIDAKRVGNGKWHIFTHGGRNDTGIDALQWAREAYERGAGELLVTSMDADGTKAGFDNELNRKIGELVNIPVIASGGAGTMQHIEEAFTLGNADAALAASIFHFREIDIMELKHYLKTKNIPVRI, from the coding sequence ATGGATTATTTCGCAAAAAGAATCATCCCATGTCTCGATGTCAATAAAGGAAGGGTGGTCAAAGGTGTCAATTTTGTAGGCCTGCGCGATGCAGGCGACCCAGTGGAAGTGGCCAAACGCTATAACGAAGAGGGGGCTGACGAGATCACCTTTCTCGATATCGGCGCCAGCCATGAAAGGCGTGACACCATTGTCGATGTCGTAAAGAAAGTGGCACAGGAAGTGTTCATCCCCTTGACCGTAGGCGGAGGGATCCGCGAACTTCCCGATATCTACAACCTTCTCAATGTCGGCTGTGACAAGGTCAGCATCAATTCGGCAGCCATCAAACGTCCCGAATTCATCGAGGAAGGTGCCAAACGTTTCGGTTCACAGTGTATCGTCGTAGCTATCGATGCCAAGAGAGTCGGAAACGGCAAATGGCATATCTTTACGCATGGCGGAAGAAATGACACCGGCATCGATGCCCTGCAGTGGGCCAGAGAGGCGTATGAGAGAGGTGCCGGTGAATTGCTCGTCACTTCCATGGATGCGGACGGCACCAAAGCAGGGTTCGACAACGAGCTCAACAGGAAGATCGGGGAACTGGTCAACATTCCTGTCATCGCGAGCGGCGGTGCGGGAACCATGCAGCATATCGAGGAGGCATTTACCCTGGGGAATGCCGATGCAGCACTTGCCGCTTCGATCTTTCACTTCAGAGAGATAGACATCATGGAACTCAAACACTATCTCAAAACAAAAAATATACCGGTAAGGATATAA
- a CDS encoding purine-nucleoside phosphorylase: MIICAGKSEQFDFAMPVGVGMMEVAINLTRLCEAKKPDYILFVGTAGSYGEKKIFDIIESKTAANIENSFFTGGSYSPLDNVVTSVMDVSRETIVNSSNYITTDKKMGPYYTAQNVHIENMEFFAVMKVAQFYKISAGGIFCVTNYCDENAHEDFEKNQKEAMKRLDVYVKERAQK, encoded by the coding sequence ATGATCATTTGTGCAGGAAAAAGCGAACAGTTCGATTTCGCAATGCCCGTAGGGGTGGGAATGATGGAGGTCGCGATCAACCTCACCCGACTCTGCGAAGCCAAAAAACCGGACTATATCCTATTTGTAGGTACAGCGGGTTCCTACGGGGAGAAGAAGATCTTCGACATCATCGAGTCCAAGACCGCAGCCAACATAGAGAACAGTTTCTTTACAGGCGGTTCATACAGCCCGCTTGACAATGTTGTTACAAGTGTTATGGATGTTTCACGTGAAACAATCGTGAACTCCTCAAATTACATCACCACAGACAAGAAGATGGGTCCCTACTATACAGCGCAAAACGTGCATATCGAGAATATGGAGTTCTTTGCCGTGATGAAAGTCGCCCAGTTCTACAAGATCTCCGCCGGAGGTATCTTCTGTGTAACGAATTACTGTGATGAAAATGCGCATGAGGATTTTGAAAAGAACCAGAAAGAAGCAATGAAGCGTCTGGATGTTTATGTGAAAGAGCGGGCACAGAAATAG
- the rlmN gene encoding 23S rRNA (adenine(2503)-C(2))-methyltransferase RlmN, translated as MNKKIIQDLTKEELAEKIKPAFRSKQIYDWIYHKYATSFEEMKNLPKAMREELDAEYTLAPLKTVTVQDSMDGSRKYLFELHDGHTVEAVLLLMRDKEYHEDGSVKHQERYTVCISSQVGCKVGCAFCLTAKGGFMRNLTAGEIVEQLRMIKKDNDIAANRRVNIVFMGMGEPLDNLEAVAKSVKIFAEEEGMAIAPHRQTISTSGLSSKIEKLGKMELGINLAISLHAVDDELRQQLMPINKAYNIESIITAVKNFPVNDRKRVMFEYLVIKDVNDDISAAKKLLSLLDGIKAKVNLIYFNPYGGTEFKRPSEADMKKFQEYLTKRGLHCTIRESKGLDISAACGQLREQELEGEI; from the coding sequence ATGAACAAAAAAATCATACAGGATCTCACCAAAGAAGAACTTGCAGAAAAGATCAAGCCTGCTTTCCGCTCCAAACAAATCTATGACTGGATCTACCACAAATACGCTACCTCCTTTGAGGAGATGAAGAATCTTCCCAAAGCGATGAGGGAAGAACTCGATGCAGAATACACGCTTGCACCCCTTAAAACAGTGACGGTACAGGACAGTATGGACGGCAGCCGGAAGTATCTCTTTGAACTCCATGACGGACATACGGTCGAAGCCGTACTTCTCCTGATGCGTGACAAAGAGTATCATGAAGATGGCTCTGTAAAGCACCAGGAGCGCTATACAGTGTGTATCTCCTCCCAGGTAGGGTGCAAGGTAGGGTGTGCCTTCTGTTTGACTGCAAAGGGCGGTTTTATGCGAAATCTGACTGCCGGTGAAATCGTCGAACAGCTCCGTATGATCAAAAAGGACAATGACATCGCTGCCAACCGTCGTGTCAACATCGTCTTTATGGGAATGGGCGAGCCTCTTGACAACCTCGAAGCCGTAGCAAAGTCTGTCAAGATATTCGCTGAAGAGGAAGGTATGGCCATTGCACCACACAGGCAAACCATCTCAACCTCTGGCCTCTCGTCAAAGATCGAGAAGCTTGGGAAAATGGAGCTTGGCATCAACCTGGCCATCTCCCTGCATGCTGTTGATGATGAACTGCGTCAACAGCTCATGCCTATCAACAAAGCCTACAATATCGAGTCGATCATTACCGCGGTAAAAAATTTCCCTGTCAACGACAGAAAGCGTGTGATGTTCGAGTATCTTGTCATCAAGGATGTCAATGACGATATCTCGGCAGCAAAGAAACTGCTCTCCCTGCTTGACGGCATCAAAGCCAAGGTCAACCTGATCTACTTCAATCCTTACGGGGGTACGGAATTCAAACGGCCTTCTGAAGCGGATATGAAAAAGTTTCAGGAGTATTTAACCAAAAGAGGACTACATTGCACCATCCGTGAGTCCAAGGGGCTTGATATTTCAGCCGCCTGCGGACAACTGCGGGAACAAGAACTCGAAGGAGAAATATAG
- a CDS encoding RluA family pseudouridine synthase, whose translation MPFVKEKFHVKHKMPAFLFIMRQFNFTQGQAQRVLAKGRLLIDGESIFNTGQSIEGEVEVVYFKAASQGRRPLFSNRDFMIFEKPSGVLVHPNTMSTPYSMLDEIRHISGDNANATHRIDMETSGLLLASKHKKAEAHLKNSFEAKTIKKSYLAWVDGRLNEPFSVSEKIKINNDYSRVKHKVFISDAGKVSHTDFVPLRYNETLDATLVACYPQTGRTHQIRVHLFHVKHPILGDPIYGTTFDTANRYLEDEISEEERFLETGARRLMLHAHTLSFTYGNRFHIKSKSDFGQMYDLICPKDERTFNKK comes from the coding sequence ATGCCATTTGTCAAAGAGAAGTTTCACGTGAAACATAAGATGCCTGCCTTTCTGTTCATTATGCGGCAATTCAACTTTACACAGGGGCAGGCACAGCGGGTATTGGCAAAAGGACGCTTACTGATAGATGGTGAGTCCATCTTCAATACAGGTCAGTCCATAGAGGGTGAAGTAGAAGTGGTCTATTTCAAAGCGGCGTCACAGGGAAGACGTCCACTTTTCTCTAACAGGGACTTTATGATCTTTGAAAAACCTTCCGGTGTACTGGTGCACCCCAACACCATGTCAACCCCCTACTCCATGCTTGACGAGATACGTCATATCAGTGGTGACAATGCCAATGCGACGCACCGCATAGATATGGAAACATCGGGGTTGCTGCTCGCCAGTAAGCATAAAAAGGCAGAGGCACACTTGAAGAATTCCTTTGAAGCCAAAACGATCAAAAAGAGCTATCTCGCCTGGGTGGATGGCAGGCTAAACGAACCTTTTTCTGTCTCGGAAAAGATCAAGATCAACAATGACTACAGTCGAGTCAAGCATAAAGTTTTTATCTCTGATGCGGGTAAGGTATCACACACAGACTTTGTACCGCTTCGATACAATGAAACACTTGACGCCACATTGGTTGCCTGCTACCCCCAGACAGGACGAACACACCAGATAAGGGTACATTTGTTTCACGTGAAACATCCTATTCTCGGTGACCCGATCTATGGTACGACATTCGATACTGCCAACCGATATCTCGAAGATGAGATCAGTGAGGAAGAACGCTTCCTTGAGACGGGAGCACGACGTCTGATGCTGCATGCACATACGCTTTCTTTCACTTATGGGAATAGGTTTCATATAAAAAGTAAGAGTGATTTTGGACAGATGTATGACCTTATCTGTCCGAAAGATGAACGTACCTTCAACAAGAAGTAA